A genomic segment from Canis lupus baileyi chromosome 31, mCanLup2.hap1, whole genome shotgun sequence encodes:
- the B3GNT5 gene encoding lactosylceramide 1,3-N-acetyl-beta-D-glucosaminyltransferase, with amino-acid sequence MDVRMFVSGRRVKKWQFVQLFATCFVLSLMFFWDPIDNHIVSHMKSYSYRYLINSYDFVNDSLSLKHSADGATRYQYLINHEEKCQAQDILLLLFVKTAPENYNRRHAIRKTWGNEKYVQSQLNANIKTLFALGTPTNPLTRGELQRKLVWEDQMYNDLIQQDFADSFYNLTLKLLLQFRWANSFCPHAKFLMTADDDIFIHMPNLIEYLQSLEKMGVQDFWIGRVHRGAPPVRDKRSKYYVPYEMYQWPAYPDYTAGAAYVISGDVAAKVHEASQTLNSSLYIDDVFMGLCANKMGIVPQHHVFFSGEGKTPYHPCIYNKMMTSHGHVQDLQDLWRDATDPKVKTVSRGFFGQIYCRIIKIVLLCKLTYVDTYPCRAAFA; translated from the coding sequence ATGGATGTCAGAATGTTTGTTAGTGGCAGAAGAGTAAAAAAATGGCAGTTTGTTCAGCTCTTTGCCACTTGTTTTGTACTAAGCCTCATGTTTTTTTGGGACCCAATCGATAATCACATTGTGAGCCATATGAAGTCCTACTCCTACAGATACCTCATAAACAGCTATGACTTTGTAAATGACAGCCTGTCTCTTAAGCATAGTGCAGATGGAGCTACTCGCTACCAGTACTTGATTAACCATGAGGAGAAGTGTCAGGCACAAGACATCCTCCTTTTACTGTTTGTAAAAACTGCTCCTGAAAACTACAATCGACGTCATGCGATTAGAAAAACATGGGGCAATGAGAAGTATGTTCAGTCTCAACTTAATGCCAACATCAAAACTCTGTTTGCTCTAGGAACACCTACTAACCCATTGACAAGGGGGGAACTGCAAAGAAAACTGGTTTGGGAAGATCAAATGTACAATGATCTAATTCAGCAAgactttgctgattctttctATAATCTTACTCTTAAATTACTTCTGCAGTTCAGATGGGCAAACAGCTTTTGTCCACATGCCAAATTTCTTATGACTGCTGATGATGACATCTTTATTCATATGCCAAATCTTATTGAATACCTTCAAAGTTTAGAAAAAATGGGTGTTCAGGACTTTTGGATTGGTCGGGTTCATCGTGGTGCTCCTCCTGTAAGAGACAAACGCAGCAAATACTATGTCCCCTATGAAATGTATCAGTGGCCGGCTTACCCTGACTATACTGCTGGAGCCGCCTATGTGATCTCCGGTGACGTAGCCGCTAAAGTCCACGAGGCATCACAGACACTTAACTCAAGTCTTTACATAGATGATGTGTTCATGGGCCTGTGTGCcaataaaatggggatagtacCACAACACCATGTGTTTTTCTCTGGGGAAGGTAAAACTCCTTATCATCCCTGCATCTATAATAAAATGATGACATCTCATGGACATGTTCAAGATCTTCAGGACCTCTGGAGGGATGCCACAGACCCGAAAGTAAAAACAGTTTCAAGAGGGTTTTTTGGTCAAATATACTGCAGGATAATTAAGATAGTTCTCCTTTGCAAATTGACCTATGTGGACACATATCCTTGTAGGGCCGCCTTTGCCTAA